Proteins encoded within one genomic window of Nitrospiria bacterium:
- the hemC gene encoding hydroxymethylbilane synthase, which yields MVKQQRIIIGTRGSPLALWQAHWVKSQLEDRWKDLSVELRRIKTTGDKITEVPLAKVGGKGLFTKEIEEALLRKEIDLAVHSMKDVPTVFPCGLHLAAIPKREDPRDVLISRENFLLKQLPRAARIGTCSLRRQAQLLNFCKTFEICQLRGNVDTRLRKLRQTGKNGLDAIVLAAAGLKRLGWEEQVTEYLSMEVSLPAIGQGAIGIECRVEDPRVNDRVGVLNDVETHQCVFGERGFLKRLEGGCQVPIAAYGVIREGTFFLDGLVASVAGDRVIRYQMTGEPQGSELVGKNLAEHLLKLGAGEVLKEITGAEL from the coding sequence TTGGTAAAACAACAGCGAATCATCATTGGTACAAGGGGAAGCCCACTTGCCCTTTGGCAGGCACACTGGGTTAAATCCCAGCTGGAAGACCGTTGGAAAGATCTGTCCGTAGAGTTGAGGCGGATCAAGACCACCGGAGATAAAATTACGGAAGTTCCTCTTGCCAAAGTGGGTGGAAAGGGGCTTTTTACAAAAGAGATCGAAGAAGCCCTTCTTCGAAAGGAAATTGATTTAGCCGTCCATAGTATGAAGGACGTACCCACGGTTTTTCCCTGTGGCCTGCATCTTGCCGCTATTCCAAAGCGGGAAGATCCCAGAGATGTTCTCATCAGCCGGGAGAATTTTTTGTTAAAACAGCTTCCAAGGGCCGCTCGTATTGGAACCTGCAGTTTACGCCGACAGGCTCAATTATTGAATTTCTGTAAAACCTTTGAAATTTGCCAACTCAGGGGGAACGTGGATACCCGTTTAAGAAAACTAAGGCAAACCGGAAAAAATGGGTTGGATGCTATCGTCCTGGCGGCGGCTGGATTAAAGAGATTGGGGTGGGAAGAACAGGTGACCGAATATCTATCGATGGAGGTCAGTCTTCCCGCCATTGGACAGGGGGCAATTGGAATTGAATGTCGGGTGGAAGACCCCCGGGTGAATGACCGGGTTGGGGTTTTAAATGATGTGGAAACCCATCAGTGTGTTTTTGGGGAACGTGGGTTTCTAAAACGGCTTGAGGGTGGATGCCAGGTTCCCATTGCCGCCTATGGGGTGATCCGGGAAGGAACCTTTTTTTTGGACGGGCTGGTTGCCTCGGTTGCGGGGGACCGGGTCATTCGTTACCAAATGACCGGTGAACCTCAGGGTTCCGAATTGGTTGGAAAGAATTTAGCAGAACACCTGTTAAAGTTGGGTGCGGGTGAGGTTCTCAAAGAGATTACCGGGGCAGAACTGTAA